One Osmerus eperlanus chromosome 16, fOsmEpe2.1, whole genome shotgun sequence DNA segment encodes these proteins:
- the LOC134037025 gene encoding Krueppel-like factor 6, producing MDVIPMCSIFQELQIVHDTGYFSALPSLEEYWQQTCLELERYLQSEPYVSATDLKFDNQEDLWSKLILACGDKAQADPKIPHVKEEDNQDSPHLEASSFHSDASSEASDCSEELSPTLDFSSNPLSDILGEGEDLSSTVISTPPSSPEAGKDSSMAQVWSGIQTVLHSPGKIRTGGIGRTLEKGSLANGEASPDGRRRVHRCHFNGCRKVYTKSSHLKAHQRTHTGEKPYRCSWVGCEWRFARSDELTRHFRKHTGAKPFKCSHCDRCFSRSDHLALHMKRHI from the exons ATGGATGTAATTCCTATGTGCAGCATCTTTCAGGAGCTTCAGATTGTTCACGATACCGGATACTTTTCAGCTTTACCATCCCTTGAAGAGTATTGGCAGCAG acATGCTTGGAGTTGGAGCGGTATCTCCAGAGTGAACCCTATGTCTCGGCAACAGACCTCAAGTTTGATAACCAGGAGGACCTGTGGAGCAAGCTGATCCTAGCCTGCGGTGATAAGGCCCAGGCAGACCCAAAGATCCCTCACGTCAAAGAGGAGGACAATCAGGACAGCCCTCACCTCGAGGCCAGCAGCTTCCACTCTGACGCCAGCAGCGAAGCATCGGACTGCTCCGAGGAGCTCTCGCCTACTCTCGACTTCTCCTCCAACCCTCTGAGTGATATTCTGGGTGAAGGAGAAGATCTGAGCTCCACAGTTATAAGTACTCCGCCATCTTCTCCGGAGGCTGGCAAAGacagctccatggcccaggTGTGGAGTGGGATACAGACTGTGCTGCATTCGCCTGGCAAAATACGGACAGGGGGGATTGGGCGCACGCTGGAAAAGGGAAGCTTGGCCAATGGAGAGGCTTCTCCAGACGGGAGGAGGCGGGTGCACAGGTGTCACTTCAATGGCTGCCGGAAGGTGTACACGAAAAGTTCCCATCTCAAAGCACATCAGCGCACACATACAG GTGAGAAGCCTTACAGGTGTTCATGGGTAGGCTGTGAGTGGCGTTTTGCACGGAGCGATGAGCTAACCAGACATTTCAGGAAGCACACAGGGGCAAAGCCATTCAAATGCAGTCACTGCGACAG GTGTTTCTCTCGTTCGGACCACTTGGCGCTTCACATGAAGAGACACATCTAA